TGTTGCTTGTCATCAGCATGAATAATCTGTGGACCACTTTCATCAGGCTCAAACTCTCTGGAGAGTACAACATCATCTTCACGCAACTTGCCACAATCATTATCCTCTGAGCTGACTTCCATCATGGAAGAACCATTATTAACATATGTGGCATCATCTGCATTTGAACCAAATGCAGCAGCATGGAAGTAACTGGAAAGAGGGAAGGAAACAAGACCTGGACCAAACTGAATGTTGGGTCCATAGGGAGGCCCAAGTATAGATAGATTCGAGGGTACAACTCCAGCCATATTTCCCTTGAAATAACCCACAGATGTTGAATATGTTAGGGGCAGATGAAAAGGAGATAGATGCATTGGCAATTGAACCTGCCCACTAAAACTGTTAATGTTGGAAGATCCCATCATATTCACCAAATCCTGTTCTTCCTGTTGCATCTGCAGTGTCTCTGAAACAGAAGCAAGCTCCTCCACCATGTTACCAAAGCCAAAATCACCCTGATGGCTATTTGAAAGACTAATTGCACCAGAAGCAACTTCAAGATTCTTTTGAGACGAAGTCTGTCTCATTGATATATTATCatcaagagaagactttgaactgTGACTGCCTGTAATATCAGAGCCCAAGTTCTTTCGTCTGATATCAGAATCAAACTTTGCACGATTCTGAACCTTCACTGTTTCTATTGATCTGCCATGCCTTTTCTGAGACAAATTAAAAAATGTCTCTGTCAGTTCAGGACTAGATCTCGTCCTTCCAAAATGAAATTTAACCTGTTCTTCCCTGTCATTGAAAAAGTAATTAGGTTTTAATATTTTCTGGTCTTTGTCACTTTGAACAGATCCACTAGAGTAATAGCTTCTCTCCAGCTGATTAGTGAATCTCGTATTGACCTGCTTGCTGTAATTTGTTTGGCTCTCCACATGAGAAACTGCAGATGGTTTATTTGATCTAAATAGGTTCTGATTGTCGCTAAAGATTTTAGAGATGGAACTATGAAAATTGTAACCAGTTTCAGCCAGATGCTCCTCACCAACCTGCAATACACCATTTTGAAAATTCTTCTTGACACTTGTAGTGCTTTTGAAGTTGTTTGATTGCTTAATAGGATCAGTTTTCGGTGGTTGCAAGTGCCATAAATCTAAGCTAGGAGCATCAGGTCGATCACCAATCCCATGTCTTTTCCATGTGTTTATAAAAAATTGATTCACTTCAGTGATTATCTCATCTTTTGGACATTCAAGTAATCTGGCCAGTCTTTTGGCCCCATATGCAAAAGCACTACGTATCCTGAAGAAATTGCCTGACGGAAAACCAAAAAATACTTTCATTTAACGGACATAAAGAACACCAAAACTCCCCTCCCTTCCACAACAGACATGCATGCAAAGCTAAAGGTTGATAGAAGGACTATGTAATCAAGCCCATGTAAAATGAATGATCTGCAAATTTATATGCCCATGCATGCACAAAGGCTGATGGAAGGTGAGTTATTAAATTTTCCAGATTTCTAAAGCCAAACACAACAAAACCACATATTTCACAAATCACAAATGACATTAGGTCATATGATAAATAATAGACAGTTAAATCAATAGACAAGGAGGAATTATGTACGTCAGTGTACTATAAGTTCTTTTCTCAAGATGAGTCGAGAGCGCAAAAGCATGTGTTGGTACAACAAGTCCATTAAATTCATACAACTAACTGGGTTCACAGATGCAGCTGTACATAGTAATAATGACAATGCTATCTCTACTGGAAAGAATAATGGTTGACGAATAATTAGGAACAAACAATAAAGCTCTATAGCTTGACCTCCACCAGGCATGAATGTATGTCACCACCTGTACTAACCCAGATATCTGAATGCCACCAACTGGGTAAAAGGAATAGCCATGTCAAGATATAATGTATTGGACCAGTCCAGACCACCGAATTTCAATACCTTAGGTTTTGATAAACCACTTGAAAACTAACCAGTTCCAAAAGAAACTAGTCAAAACCCAAAATAGTTTAACCTGAAACAATCGAGAAGCTCTAAAGCCCAATATCCACCACTTACATTCATATCCCACCCTTGCCACtgactctctctctccctcttctcttccACCTCCCTCACATATCCACCACTTACAAAATCAGATAGCCCATGGGTCTCCCCTAGAGATTCCAAAAGCAACAAAGGTTCAACTGGAAGACTACCAACATATGaaaagttaattaaaaaaatcaaaatatttaaaatactatTTAAGAATAAAATCAAAAACATTAAATAGGATTCAACTTAAAACCAAAATAAACCGCGCAACATCATAACCACTTTCAACAGTTTGTTCAAACAAAAAATAATCCTGGATTGAGGGTCACCATTTACACCATGAGAAATATAACCACCTAAACTTGAGATTGTGCCATATGCTCTGAATATTAAGAATaacaaatataaattaattaattaggcAAATTCAACATGATGATAACACCAGAGGAAACAAGCAAAAAGATAGAAGGGCTACCCCCCAATAGGAATACCAAAGTTCAAGATTAAAACCTTTGCTCACACTGCGTCCAAGATTGTTGTTTGTGCGTAACGGGTCGACAACATTGAAATGTTTTGAAACAAAAGGATGGCTCTGATTTTCTTGACCACCTGGTGTAACAGAATACACTGCAGTTCGGTTGTCAAGATAGCCTTTACTAAACAACAAATTACCCTCATCCTTTCTAGGAGGTTCCGCTGCAAGATTTTGAAGGAGAATGATAATAAGATACCAGACACTTCAGCTTTCTAAAGAATTTTCATAAACTTACCAGTCATATCTGGAAGTGATCTGATAGGAACTGGTCCCCAGAGACTAACACAATAGTTATCCCAATCAAAGTTgctaaaaaattcaagaaaacgaAACAAGACCTGTATAGGCAAAAATTGGGGTAGAAACTTTATCTAAAATTAGGGCgtgaataaagtaaaaaaaaaaagaatacaacAAAATTTATCACCTCAAGTGGGCCAGCAAATgaattattgaagatatgaaatatGTAAAGAACCAAAGTCTCCAAGGCATATGTAGATATAAGTCCATGATGAGCACCGAGAATACGACTTTCATAATAACACCAAGCTTTAATTAATATAATACTCCGCTTGAATAGATGGTTTTGATTTATCGCTTTGTCCATCTATGGAAAAGCACAAGGTTATGTTAGCATAATAAAACTGAGGTTGTATGCTTCAAAGAGATATGACAAAAATGTTATAAAGCATCACATACTAACCTCTTCAAGGAAACAAAGTGTGCATAAGCCACCAACCTGATTGAAAGAAATGTCCACAACAATATTTTCAACAAGACATTTTATGAGCTTTACCTGGAAACAATATCATAAGAAATAATGTTCAGTGAAAAAAAAATGCTGCTAACAAATATATAAatacatcaaactcatcttgaaTTCTTAACGGACAAACATGTCTAGCTACAGCCAAAATCAATATCTGTATCAGAACAAACAGCAGAAAAAACACAAATGATTGAGAAATTAGTTGATGAAAAACAACTTCATTCAAAATTTAAAACAACAATGCAAGTTATGCTACAGTAGAAACACAAGTAGTTATTAAGCTCTAGAGCAGAGAGAAGATTAATTAAATTAACTTTTTAAAAAACTCTTAGTAAGTTAGAAAATGCTGGTGTTCAACAAGAACAATCCAAACAATGTAACTTAATATAGAAATGTATTCTGTAGTACAATATAAAAATAAGATGAGTAGGACTAAATAGGACTCACACTACCATTTTGCAACCTCAATCATAACCATGGAAGTCAAACAATAATTAACTGGCAGTGAACTATCAAAGTAAAGAACTAGTATCACAAAAGAATGGATTGAGGTCTTTCTCTGATGCACAAAAATATACAATGTTGCAAGCACTAGTGCACTAAATTGGGCACACAAATTGAAGATGCAACAACACAACCTACTGGCCCAACAAATTCTGTGTAGTAGATCTAACTAAACATGGCCAAAGGTGCTAATGACTAAATTATGAGTGGTGGATCACAAAAATAATGTCTATATTGTTAGGAAGTGCAGATCATGGACCATGTAGAACATGACCAAGTTGCAGTTTCCTCCAGCAGCAGAGGCATGTGACTCACAATcagtgtctgccataccgaatcataccgcccggtacgggcggtacgtaccagtccgatagGCCAGTGGTACACGGACCGTCCGGTACTGGTCCGCACTGTAGCAACAGTACAGTACACTGTACAGTGCTACCATGTactagtgcactgtagcactatacACTGCACTGCTACAgcactcggtacacctgggtgtaccgctcgatacaccgtaccgtaccggtaccgagcccagatcgaaataccggtatggtacgatattgcgaaccttgctcacAATGCTTCCCAGCACCAAAGACATGCCTACCAAAGTCAATAACAGAAGAGCAACAACAAACCTCAAAGTAAAAagccaaaaagaaaataatataatatttcacaAGATCCCCAAATTTGCTCTAATTCCAATTCATACAATGTAGCAAGATCTTTTCTTTGATCTGTTTTAGAATATAAAGGGCAACAAATCATCCTTAATAAAAAGATAACTAAAGATCTATAATACATGAGAAACCATGGGTGTACAAGCTGTTGGAAGATGAAAGAAACAACACTAGACAACAAAGGAAATATCTAAGATTCTAAGCCATGAAATTCAATGAACATTTCTTTTATCAATAATTCATCATATTCATAGAATCAAGGACAACATATTGAAGTGCTCAAAGAAAAGCTTTTTAAAAAGAAGAAATACCAACTTATTAGTTTCTTTCGTCATACTGGTTTCCTTCTAAAGCAACTGTTTCTAATTCTCAATAGAATTATATGAATCAAAACACCATAACTTTGTCTAAGACTCGATAATTATAGTGATTTGACAACTCATTTGTATCTAAGATAGATCTCAAATTAATCAACCCATCTCTCGAAATTGAACTAAAGACATGAATATAACTCCTAGAGAAAGAAAAGTAACCTTTGACCCTCGACCCAAGAAAAAACTTGAGTCAACATAAAATAGACTCAAGCTCTAGCTTAAACTAGACTCACTGAAACTCTTCAGATCTGCACAGAGATAAAATGGTTGATGCTCAATCACCAAAAcagaaaaattatctaaaaaacaGCTAAATCTATGGAAAAATAATATAACCCAGTAACACAAAAAGAAATAGAACTAATAATACCATAAGGAATATACAATTAGGCAATAAGCAAGTATCCTTAATAGAATCAAATGCTAGAACAGAAATATTCTGGCACCTCTGCTTGGATGTATTTAACTTCTTTTACACGAAATTCAGCATTCTCACTCTTTCCTTCATTTTCTAATACACCGCAAACTGCAGTAGCCCATGTATCCTTCAAATTTTCATTATCACTGAATGCGGTCAAATCAATGTCTCCATCAGGTAAATAAGTCTTGAGAGGCACCGACCCAAATGTGAAAACCTGAAAACAAGCATGATGGTTGATggttaaaaattttaagtagATTGCACACTAACAAGATTAACTTAAAAAAACCACCTATCCGAGAGCATATCCACAGAGATAACTCTTTCATCAATGTAAACAATTTGGTATAGTCCATAACTCTATATATCGATAGCCTTGAGAAATTTCTGAACGAGTTAAccataaataattttacaaaaggatgGACTTGTTAAACAATCTAAGGATTCACAAAACAGTAACCATAAGAAACTTCTTTTCTATCTTCTTCCAACTCCATTGAAAAATTAGTTCAGCAAAAATATCATACCAGAAATTTCTCCATTGCATCAAAAATTAATAACAAAGCATTAGATACATATTTATACAGCTTATTTTGTAATATTGATTCTTGCCTGATATGCAGTTCTATCATGGATCACACCAACTGTTTCAGGATGTACCCTGCAGATATCATAACTGTCCAGTGTTTATACCCAACTGTCAATATTTGTTTCCCTCCTTCCCAGCACCTGCTGTTTAAATTGGTTATCTCGACCACTAGAGTTGTCATAGTATTAAATTATTCAGATACACCAATAAAGTGAGCCCTTGCCCTTATGATTTTTTTGGATTTGGCATCAAATTGAATAAAAAATCTGATCAACTTGGCTGCCAAATAAAGGAAGGTAACAGTTCAAAATTTTTCATGTTTCTTATTCTTGTGCATGAACATGAGTGACAGAAAGCATGCCTTCCATATAAGGCTAAATGGAGGAAACCATCCCAACCAGCAACCTTGATTGAGAAAAGTGCAGTCCACGGAACAAAGCACATGCCAATGCAGGGTCTAGGATTGGTATGAGCAACCTTATCACTGTTCTTTTCAATCTCTATGCATTTCACCGCTCCACCAGAAattccctctgcccctaccatACTCCAGCTTGATAGTTTCCACCGCCTGTCCAGGGTGAGCCCTTGGATTTGACGGCGGACTTCAAAAGCCACCTACAGACACTTTACGCCCAATACAATACTTCAAAGTCAAAGAATAGCATCCAAATAGCACGTCTTATTTTATTCAATAATCCATATTTCTAGCAATGAATTATTACTGTCCATCGTGCCAGAATCGAAGTTCCATGATTGGGCAACTATAATCCTAGAGAAAAAGATTCTAAAGCATAAGCTCATGGATCTAAGAACTCTTgatggattgttttttttttttcatgtgagcTTGCCTCTTTCAGGACCACAAGACCATAAAAGCATTGTGCCGAGACCTAGTTGGCTAAACTTAAAAGCTTATCTTGCATTCTCTTTCTGGCCAATCCAACAACCATTAAGCACTAGACCGTGAAACCCCAAATAGATAGTTCGACAACAAACTTTAAGCAAGCATGCATAACTTACACAACCAAGATGACTCGTGCCAAATTCGGTGACTGATTTAGTGTTAATATTTCCCAGGCATCATCTTCTTGCTTTACTTGCTTCTTCATATACCATTTTAACAATTCAAACTGCAGTCGAGCAACATAGTTTACTAAAAGCCTCATGTCGATATAAATTCAAAAGGTTTTGAGTAACTCTAAATAAGCACTAACTACTGTCACTGATTATGCCAGCTACAAATGGAGCAATAATTATTTCTAGGCGACCATTAAATTAAGCAGATAAGCCAAAGGTGCACTGTGTGCAAGTATTAACGATTGATGCATCAGTTAGTAAGGTTAATTGTGCATGTAACAGTGAAAATGAAAACCTGAGTTTCAGTActacaaaaaaatgaaaatactAAGGAGGGACAAACTTGAACAACTGCCATCTGGCCACAGGAATCAAATAGCACATGTCAAAATACTCACCCGACAGGAGAGGCAATTTGCGATGAGCCGCTGGACATAGTCGGCTACAGCATTTCTCCGCTCCTCAGATGATTGATTTGGCTGAATTCGTGCAATCAGCTCTGAAGTTTGTTCCTCTGCCTTAGTCCATCTGTCTGCATCAAGCACTTGGGTCACATTGGTTGTTTCCCTGGGCAAAAGGCCACTGGGAAGTATGTTACCAAGCCATTCCCGTCCTCCATGATCACCCATGAAAAGCTATCCTACAGTCAGTACCCGATGCCTCCTTAAAGAACTTCCTTATTCCCCTCTTCCAATGCAGAAAACGCGAAAGAATACTCTCTAGACAAGCACAACTGATGACATGAGTGCAATAGCAGATAGACATACACCAGAAAAGTGAAACTATAAAGAGCCACAATGACAACAGAAACAGCGAAGACAAATCTTTTCGCCACAACACCAAAAAAATCAGAATCTGAAGACGAAAACAACGATTATCCTCCACAACCGTGGTCCGATGGGCCTCTTCTCTTGAAGGATTCAAGCTTCCACTATTCCACTTGGTAATTCAAGAAAATCAGAAGGTAACACCGTCCTCTCAAATTCGCTCCGACTGCCGCGAGGGCCAAAAGAACAGAACAGCGAACCAAAACTTAATCCACAACAGAAACAGATGAATTCGATTCCCCCCTCGAGCGCGATGGCCTCACACCCTAAACTCGACTGACCCACCGACCGTCAGCAGAGGCCACTTCCCAGGGCGATATTCCTCCAATGCCGTGGAACTCGGGCGGCCGACCAAAAGCGCAAAGCGCCCCAACGCGCATTAACCGCACAAACCCTAGAAATGAAAGAAGAGGACCCGGAGGCGAAAACCTAAGCAGAAGCGGCGCGAGGAAAACCGGAGCTCCAAAGATCCGGGGTCGAGCCGTATCTCCAAAGATCTTGCAGGAATTCGGGGAGGATCGAGGGCGCGACGCGggtggaagggaaaggagga
The window above is part of the Musa acuminata AAA Group cultivar baxijiao chromosome BXJ2-6, Cavendish_Baxijiao_AAA, whole genome shotgun sequence genome. Proteins encoded here:
- the LOC103988002 gene encoding uncharacterized protein LOC103988002 isoform X1, whose product is MGDHGGREWLGNILPSGLLPRETTNVTQVLDADRWTKAEEQTSELIARIQPNQSSEERRNAVADYVQRLIANCLSCRVFTFGSVPLKTYLPDGDIDLTAFSDNENLKDTWATAVCGVLENEGKSENAEFRVKEVKYIQAEVKLIKCLVENIVVDISFNQVGGLCTLCFLEEMDKAINQNHLFKRSIILIKAWCYYESRILGAHHGLISTYALETLVLYIFHIFNNSFAGPLEVLFRFLEFFSNFDWDNYCVSLWGPVPIRSLPDMTAEPPRKDEGNLLFSKGYLDNRTAVYSVTPGGQENQSHPFVSKHFNVVDPLRTNNNLGRSVSKGNFFRIRSAFAYGAKRLARLLECPKDEIITEVNQFFINTWKRHGIGDRPDAPSLDLWHLQPPKTDPIKQSNNFKSTTSVKKNFQNGVLQVGEEHLAETGYNFHSSISKIFSDNQNLFRSNKPSAVSHVESQTNYSKQVNTRFTNQLERSYYSSGSVQSDKDQKILKPNYFFNDREEQVKFHFGRTRSSPELTETFFNLSQKRHGRSIETVKVQNRAKFDSDIRRKNLGSDITGSHSSKSSLDDNISMRQTSSQKNLEVASGAISLSNSHQGDFGFGNMVEELASVSETLQMQQEEQDLVNMMGSSNINSFSGQVQLPMHLSPFHLPLTYSTSVGYFKGNMAGVVPSNLSILGPPYGPNIQFGPGLVSFPLSSYFHAAAFGSNADDATYVNNGSSMMEVSSEDNDCGKLREDDVVLSREFEPDESGPQIIHADDKQQKLDGSLTSSLAASGIGSGSSPRGQLGRENRSSTKEDYNSSFQGKTSRGGDFQSSNPRFFPLSQASSSRTRPASENLRDRSAANISKSARDKWGRKPVSPSISTSSFGKENSRLQFEGSSDHVFSKVEDDISGWIPLSTMGNNMSERITESSSSASSHVMSHHPPGWESAQNQLDPRTPTAPVLVGTSQQRGVDYSKLLPMAFVATGPPVPYLMFPYGNFTSNTGKPDEYARQFDREEESDQFDVSTAGQNIDLVDSFVQSEAFVTQTVSRDYAPETSEEPSSDILNSDLNDHWQNLIYGRYCQNSNHGPFVYSSPVAGQPIYLPSHHLWDGPGRPLAANLNYIPIMGHGPRLVPMMPLQAGPDQAPGVFQRHVDGAPRYRGGTGTYLPNPKVSFRDRQSSLRSHRGNRNYDHNDPVDREGRWVHSKSRAFDRSHGRNQAERSSLPPDHLAASRNQDVKKWVSYGHEPLASYQGSFATINSSHNVENALGMYPQNAVGSNGVTPPDSTNPPAVLVYPYDQGVGYGLPAEPLEFGSLRPMHLSSGNGAPRVSDGIAEGELFDQRHRSSYAGGGGYRSSPDQPSSPQPQM
- the LOC103988002 gene encoding uncharacterized protein LOC103988002 isoform X2 — encoded protein: MGDHGGREWLGNILPSGLLPRETTNVTQVLDADRWTKAEEQTSELIARIQPNQSSEERRNAVADYVQRLIANCLSCRVFTFGSVPLKTYLPDGDIDLTAFSDNENLKDTWATAVCGVLENEGKSENAEFRVKEVKYIQAEVKLIKCLVENIVVDISFNQVGGLCTLCFLEEMDKAINQNHLFKRSIILIKAWCYYESRILGAHHGLISTYALETLVLYIFHIFNNSFAGPLEVLFRFLEFFSNFDWDNYCVSLWGPVPIRSLPDMTAEPPRKDEGNLLFSKGYLDNRTAVYSVTPGGQENQSHPFVSKHFNVVDPLRTNNNLGRSVSKGNFFRIRSAFAYGAKRLARLLECPKDEIITEVNQFFINTWKRHGIGDRPDAPSLDLWHLQPPKTDPIKQSNNFKSTTSVKKNFQNGVLQVGEEHLAETGYNFHSSISKIFSDNQNLFRSNKPSAVSHVESQTNYSKQVNTRFTNQLERSYYSSGSVQSDKDQKILKPNYFFNDREEQVKFHFGRTRSSPELTETFFNLSQKRHGRSIETVKVQNRAKFDSDIRRKNLGSDITGSHSSKSSLDDNISMRQTSSQKNLEVASGAISLSNSHQGDFGFGNMVEELASVSETLQMQQEEQDLVNMMGSSNINSFSGQVQLPMHLSPFHLPLTYSTSVGYFKGNMAGVVPSNLSILGPPYGPNIQFGPGLVSFPLSSYFHAAAFGSNADDATYVNNGSSMMEVSSEDNDCGKLREDDVVLSREFEPDESGPQIIHADDKQQKLDGSLTSSLAASGIGSGSSPRGQLGRENRSSTKEDYNSSFQGKTSRGGDFQSSNPRFFPLSQASSSRTRPASENLRDRSAANISKSARDKWGRKPVSPSISTSSFGKENSRLQFEGSSDHVFSKVEDDISGWIPLSTMGNNMSERITESSSSASSHVMSHHPPGWESAQNQLDPRTPTAPVLVGTSQQRGVDYSKLLPMAFVATGPPVPYLMFPYGNFTSNTGKPDEYARQFDREEESDQFDVSTAGQNIDLVDSFVQSEAFVTQTVSRDYAPETSEEPSSDILNSDLNDHWQNLIYGRYCQNSNHGPFVYSSPVAGQPIYLPSHHLWDGPGRPLAANLNYIPIMGHGPRLVPMMPLQAGPDQAPGVFQRHVDGAPRYRGGTGTYLPNPVD